From a region of the Rathayibacter sp. VKM Ac-2804 genome:
- a CDS encoding TetR/AcrR family transcriptional regulator, with the protein MLTEQERRSAPEQPGLRERKRLATRRAIETAVLRLASERGPDRVTIEDVSRTADVSTRTFFNYFASKEDALVGGLPVISDETAAAFLAGAAPLLADLQAVFVAAAEVPGEEDRELHLLRRSLFREHPQLVGLKIAGMREFEVAIEDLVAERLTRGGTDAEAVRSRARMLTLLGLAAMRHAWAGWVDHDGRDALPGLIVHSFEELRGALAE; encoded by the coding sequence GTGCTGACCGAGCAGGAGCGCCGCAGCGCTCCGGAGCAGCCGGGCCTGCGCGAGCGCAAGCGCCTCGCCACCCGGCGCGCCATCGAGACCGCGGTCCTGCGGCTCGCGAGCGAGCGCGGTCCGGACCGGGTGACGATCGAGGACGTCTCGCGCACCGCCGATGTCTCGACCCGCACCTTCTTCAACTACTTCGCCTCGAAGGAGGACGCCCTCGTCGGCGGTCTGCCCGTGATCTCCGACGAGACCGCGGCCGCGTTCCTCGCCGGTGCTGCGCCGCTGCTCGCCGACCTGCAGGCCGTCTTCGTCGCGGCGGCGGAGGTCCCGGGGGAGGAGGACCGCGAGCTGCACCTGCTGCGACGGAGCCTCTTCCGCGAGCACCCCCAGCTCGTCGGCCTGAAGATCGCCGGGATGCGGGAGTTCGAGGTGGCGATCGAGGACCTGGTCGCCGAGCGCCTGACCCGCGGCGGGACGGACGCCGAGGCGGTGCGCAGCCGGGCCAGGATGCTCACCCTGCTCGGTCTCGCGGCCATGCGGCACGCGTGGGCGGGCTGGGTCGATCACGACGGTCGCGATGCGCTGCCGGGCCTCATCGTGCACTCGTTCGAGGAGCTCCGCGGCGCCCTCGCGGAGTAG
- a CDS encoding alpha/beta hydrolase, translating into MRRAGRWSAIAAVGAAVALLSGCFAPGPSPERTSTPAAQPVEAGLEQYYGQTLVWDECGDGMQCTDATVPLDWDEPTGDTASIALVRHPATGGDAIGSLLVNPGGPGGSGVELVRDSLDYAVDAELAARFDVVGFDPRGVGASTAVSCLDAAGLDSYLYDIVPGERGSDEWIAAQRTASAAFAAACEERSGALLPEVGTTSAARDLDVLRAALGDESLHYLGYSYGTFLGATYAGLFPDRVGRLVLDGAIDPAATSLDVVREQAIGFESALRAYLADCLGSEGCPFTGTVDDALTQVAALLARVDASPIRAEDGRQLGSSTLLTAIVYPLYSASSWGGLSEMLTDVRRGGAEIAFQYADAYNGRTAEGGYDGNTTEAFLAINCVDYAYDSETESMRADAAELEAAAPTLGRYLAYGDILCGEWPAAFEGSREPITAEGAAPILVVGTTNDPATPYVWAQALAGELSDGHLLTFDGEGHTAYNKSNACVNDAVDAYLLEGVVPEEDPQC; encoded by the coding sequence ATGAGGCGCGCGGGCCGCTGGTCGGCGATCGCGGCCGTCGGAGCCGCGGTCGCCCTGCTCTCCGGCTGCTTCGCGCCCGGGCCGTCGCCCGAGCGCACGTCGACGCCCGCCGCGCAGCCGGTCGAGGCCGGCCTCGAGCAGTACTACGGCCAGACCCTGGTCTGGGACGAGTGCGGCGACGGCATGCAGTGCACCGACGCGACCGTCCCGCTCGACTGGGACGAGCCCACCGGCGACACCGCCTCGATCGCCCTGGTGCGCCACCCGGCGACGGGCGGCGACGCGATCGGCTCCCTGCTGGTGAACCCCGGCGGGCCCGGCGGCTCCGGAGTCGAGCTCGTCCGGGACAGCCTCGACTACGCGGTCGACGCCGAGCTCGCGGCCCGCTTCGACGTCGTCGGCTTCGACCCGCGGGGCGTCGGCGCCTCTACCGCGGTGTCCTGCCTCGACGCCGCCGGCCTCGACTCCTACCTGTACGACATCGTCCCGGGTGAGCGCGGCAGCGACGAGTGGATCGCCGCCCAGCGCACCGCCTCGGCCGCCTTCGCCGCGGCCTGCGAGGAGCGCAGCGGCGCGCTGCTGCCGGAGGTCGGCACGACCAGCGCGGCGCGCGACCTCGACGTGCTGCGCGCGGCGCTGGGCGACGAGTCGCTGCACTACCTCGGCTACTCCTACGGCACCTTCCTCGGCGCCACCTACGCCGGGCTCTTCCCCGACCGCGTCGGCCGGCTCGTGCTCGACGGCGCGATCGACCCGGCGGCGACGTCGCTCGACGTGGTGCGCGAGCAGGCCATCGGCTTCGAGAGCGCGCTGCGCGCCTACCTCGCCGACTGCCTCGGCTCGGAGGGCTGCCCCTTCACCGGCACCGTCGACGACGCGCTCACGCAGGTCGCCGCGCTGCTCGCGCGGGTCGACGCCTCGCCGATCCGCGCGGAGGACGGTCGGCAGCTCGGCTCGAGCACGCTGCTCACAGCGATCGTCTACCCGCTCTACTCGGCCTCGTCCTGGGGCGGGCTGAGCGAGATGCTCACCGACGTCCGCCGGGGCGGAGCGGAGATCGCCTTCCAGTACGCGGACGCCTACAACGGCCGCACGGCCGAGGGCGGCTACGACGGCAACACGACCGAGGCCTTCCTCGCGATCAACTGCGTCGACTACGCCTACGACTCCGAGACGGAGTCCATGCGAGCAGACGCGGCCGAGCTCGAGGCGGCGGCGCCGACGCTCGGCCGCTACCTGGCCTACGGCGACATCCTCTGCGGCGAGTGGCCGGCGGCCTTCGAGGGCTCCCGCGAGCCGATCACGGCGGAGGGCGCGGCCCCGATCCTCGTCGTCGGCACCACCAACGACCCGGCGACCCCCTACGTCTGGGCGCAGGCGCTGGCGGGCGAGCTGTCCGACGGGCATCTCCTCACCTTCGACGGCGAGGGGCACACGGCCTACAACAAGTCGAACGCGTGCGTGAACGACGCCGTCGACGCCTACCTGCTCGAGGGCGTCGTCCCCGAGGAGGACCCGCAGTGCTGA